Part of the Egibacteraceae bacterium genome, CGGGCTGGTGCGCCTCGACCAGGCCGGCGATCACGTCGAGGTCGGTCTCGCTGGCGAGCAGCAGGCCCGCCGACAGGGTCTGGAGCCGCTCGGCCCGCAGCCGCACCTGGCCGGGGGACTCCTCCGCGGAGACGTACAGGACGACCTTTCCGAGCCGGGCAAGGGCGTCGGCGGCCTGGAGCAGCAACGTGGACTTGCCGGCGCCGGGCTCGCCCCCGAAGAGGGTGACCGAACCGGGCACCAGGCCGCCGCCCAGCACGCGGTCGAGCTCGCCGATCCCGGTGGGGGTGCGCTGCTCGGCGTCCAGGGTGATGTCGCGCAGGGGCCGGGCGGGGCGCAGCGGCACGACCGGTGCGCCGTTGCGGCCGGTCGGAGGGCCGGCCCCCGGGCGGGGCACCGGCTCCTCGGCCATCGATCCCCACGCGTCGCACGCCGGGCACCGGCCGAGCCACTTGCTCTCGGTGTGGTGGCATTCCCCGCACCGGGCTCGCGTCCGCGTCTTGACCATACCCGGAGCCTACGGGCGCCCTGCGACAGATCCGCAGAGGCGCTCCACAGGCAGGAGCGGCGGGCCAGGCCGCACGCCGCCACCGCCTACTCGGGCAGGCCCTCGTGCGCTTCGGGCTGCTCCTGGCGGGGACGGCCGAGCCCCGTCTCGGCCAGCTCGTCGATGGTGGTCAGGGGCGACAGCTCGGTCCCGGCCCGGTAGGCGGCTCGCCCGACCATGTGCGCTCCGACCGGCGCGGTGATGAACTGCAAGATCGCGACCAGGACCAGCTTCGCGACCGCGCCGGCGTCCCCGATGTGCAGGGCCGTGGCGCCCAGTATGGCGACCAGACCGAGCGTGGCCGGCTTGGTCGCCGAGTGCATCCGTGCGAACACGTCGGGGAACTGCTGCAGGCCGATGGCGGCCAGCAGCGCCAGCGTGACGCCGAACAGCAGCAACACGGCGACGACCACGTCGAGCATGCTCATCGGGCGCCCCGCTTCTCCCGTGGCTCCATGCCACGCGGCGGGGCGCCACCCAGCGTGGGCGAGCACCGGGTCATCGGGCGCCCCGCTTCTCCCGTGGCTCCATGCCACGCGGCGGGGCGCCACCCAGCGTGGGCGAGCACCGGGTCATCGGGCGCCCCGCTTCTCAATGAAGCGCGCCACGGTCACCTGGCTGATGAAGCCGATCAGCGCGGTCACCACGAGGGCGTCGAGGAAGGCGGTGGCACCGGTCCGCACGGCGTTGACGGCGATGCCGCTGACCGAGACGAGCAGGAGCGCCTCCAGCGCCACGATGCGGTCGGCGAGGGAGTCCCCGCGTACCAGGCGCAGCAGGCACAGCGCGCCGGCCAAGGCCAGGCCGGCGAGGCAGATGGTCGTGACGATCGTCATCGTTGCCCCTCCTCGGTTTCGGGGCGCGCGGCGGCGGCCAGACGCGCCTCGGCGGCCGCAGCCAGCTCGCGGCACGCGGCGATCGTCGCCTCGTCGGCGAAGGCCTGCAGCGCGAGGGCCTCCAGCCGGTAGACGCCACGGCGCACCGTCTCGATGTCCCGCAGGTGCAGGACGTGCACGTACAGGATCGCCGGGTCCCGCGAGACCTCCAGGGTCAGGGTGCCCGGCGTCAGCGAGATCGCGTTGGCCAGGATGGTGATCACCGCATCCGACGCCCCGGTGACGGGGACCGCGACGATGCCCTCTCTGATGCCCGCGTTGTTCGGGGTGACGACCTCCCAGGCCACGACCAGGTTGGCCTCCAGCAGCTTGTACTGGAAGTAGAGGAAGAAGCGCAGCGCGTGCAGGGGGCGAAGCGTGCCGGCGGGGCCGGGGCCGGC contains:
- the mnhG gene encoding monovalent cation/H(+) antiporter subunit G; the protein is MSMLDVVVAVLLLFGVTLALLAAIGLQQFPDVFARMHSATKPATLGLVAILGATALHIGDAGAVAKLVLVAILQFITAPVGAHMVGRAAYRAGTELSPLTTIDELAETGLGRPRQEQPEAHEGLPE
- a CDS encoding monovalent cation/H+ antiporter complex subunit F — its product is MTIVTTICLAGLALAGALCLLRLVRGDSLADRIVALEALLLVSVSGIAVNAVRTGATAFLDALVVTALIGFISQVTVARFIEKRGAR
- a CDS encoding Na+/H+ antiporter subunit E, with amino-acid sequence MRVLRRLPFLAWLVLVWMALWGDLSPANLLSGVAVAALVLVAFPHAGPGPAGTLRPLHALRFFLYFQYKLLEANLVVAWEVVTPNNAGIREGIVAVPVTGASDAVITILANAISLTPGTLTLEVSRDPAILYVHVLHLRDIETVRRGVYRLEALALQAFADEATIAACRELAAAAEARLAAAARPETEEGQR